From Garra rufa chromosome 19, GarRuf1.0, whole genome shotgun sequence, the proteins below share one genomic window:
- the cldn29 gene encoding claudin 29 encodes MASMGLQILGVALSFIGMLGCIITCVLPMWRVTAFIGNNIVTAQIIWEGLWMVCVVQSTGHMQCKVYDSLLALSPDLQAARALLVLSIVLSVFGILLAVVGGKCTTCIDNKTSKAKVVISAGVFFIISGLLCLSPVCWSAHTIIRDFYNPLLPDSQRRELGASLYTGWGAAGLLFIGGAILCCQCPQKDERAFAPKYPAPKSNASEKEYV; translated from the coding sequence ATGGCATCTATGGGGCTGCAGATTTTAGGAGTTGCCCTGTCCTTTATTGGGATGCTGGGGTGTATCATAACCTGTGTCCTCCCTATGTGGAGGGTTACAGCTTTCATCGGCAACAACATCGTGACAGCGCAGATCATTTGGGAGGGACTGTGGATGGTCTGTGTGGTTCAGAGCACGGGGCACATGCAGTGCAAAGTGTACGATTCATTACTCGCACTGTCCCCGGACCTGCAAGCCGCCCGCGCTTTGCTCGTCCTCTCCATCGTGCTCTCAGTCTTCGGCATTCTCCTGGCGGTCGTAGGAGGGAAATGCACCACCTGCATCGATAACAAAACCTCCAAGGCAAAAGTTGTCATATCTGCAGGGGTGTTTTTCATCATTAGTGGACTGCTGTGTCTCTCGCCCGTCTGCTGGTCGGCGCACACCATTATCCGTGATTTCTACAACCCGCTTTTGCCGGACTCGCAGAGACGGGAGCTCGGGGCGTCGCTGTACACTGGCTGGGGCGCCGCGGGGCTGCTGTTCATCGGGGGCGCGATACTGTGCTGCCAGTGCCCGCAGAAAGACGAACGAGCATTCGCCCCCAAATACCCGGCACCGAAATCAAACGCATCGGAAAAAGAATATgtatga